In the Terriglobus sp. RCC_193 genome, AGGCCAATGGCAGTCCCACACCGATGCCCAGCGCCGCCAACGCACATGCCTGCCGCAACACCATCCAGATGACATCGCCGCGGTCTGCGCCCAGCGCCATACGAACGCCGATCTCCTGCGTCCTGCGGGACGTTGCGAACGAGAACACGCCATAGATGCCGATGACGCAAAGAAGCAGCGCCGCGGCTGCAAACGTGCCGAACAGCGTCAATGCGAATCGCGGTCCTGCATAGCCATAACGATCCAGCAACTGGCGCAGCGAGAGAATGTCGCTGATGGGCTGATCCTTGTCCATGGAGGTGATGATCTGCCGCACCGTTTGCACAAGGCTTTCCGCAGGAACCGCGGTGGAGATCACGAACGTGTCCATGACCGGAGATACGGTGTACGGCATGAAGAGATGCGGGAATGTTTGCTGGTAGCCGGGATACGCTGGCAGATTGCCTACGACTCCGACAATGGTGAACGTTGTGGTCTCCGCGTCTTCATTTTCGAATAGCTCAGACCGTACCAGTCGTACTGTCTGTCCGAGCGGGTCTTTGCCGGGGAGATACTTCTTTGCAAAATCGTCCGTCACCACAGCGTCATGCGCACCCACGGAGATTTCGCGCTCGTCAATAAAATGCCCCTGCAATAACGGCAGGCCGGAGATGGAAAGATAGCTTGGTGTAACCAGATGCAGGTTGCTGACGTGGCTTGAATCCACCGGCAAGTTACCCGTTTGAATCTGGCTTCCGTAGCCCGAGAGAAAGGGTAGTTCAGAATCGAGCGTGACAGCGCGCACGCCGGGAACATGGTTCACCCGCTCCAACGCCTCACGAAAGAAGCGAAGTTTGTCTTCCGGTTTGGAATAGCGATGGCTCACAAGCGGCACACGCATCATGAGGGTATGTTCGGGAGGAAAGACGACAGGCACTTTTTCGACAGCGATCATGGAACGCATCATCAGTCCGGCAACCGTGAGCAGCGCAAGCGACAACGCAATCTCCGCAACGACAAAGCCGCTGAGAAGACGACGATGACCGCGACTGCCGGTACTGCGCATGCTGGTGAGAACGCCGGAAAGACGCGGGTTTGCACTGTGCCACGCCGGCGATGCGCCAAAGAGAATGACCGCAAAGACAGCTATGCCAATGGAAGTCAGCAGCACAGGCACGTTCAACGAGATAAGCGCTTCGTCGGGAATGGTATCGGGCGGGACAAGCCGCAACATGGCCTGCAGACCACCGTATGCAAAGAGCAGAGCCACCGGCACAGAGAACAATGCCAGCAATAGCGACTCCACCATGACCTGTCGCACCAGACGGAGGCGTGATGCACCAATGGCCGCACGAAGAACAAATTCATGTTCCCGTTTGACAGCGCGTGCGAGCAACAGACTGGACACATTCACGCAGGCAATCAGCAGCAGAACAAACACCGCACCCAGCAGCAGATAGAGTGTCCCGGCAAGACCGGACTGGAACATCTCATTGAAGCGCATGATGCCGAACCGAATCCCCTTGTCATAACGCCGCGGATCGGACTGAATGAAGTCCTGGAAAACGGGTGTGAATTGCGACGAGGCCTGCGCCTCCGTAACACCGGGCTTCAGTCGGCCGACCAGTGTGAAGTGGGAGTGGCCTGCAATCATGGGCTGCGGAATGATCGCCACAGGAAGGTACACGTCTGCCCCGCGCCACAGAAATCGTTGCGGCATGACACCGATGATGGTGCGTGCATGACCGTCGACATTGATGACCTGGCCCAGCACCGATTCGCTTGCGCCGAAGTGCGATTTCCAATAGCGGTTGCTGAGGATGGCTACCTCTTCATGCCCCGGGGAAACATCCTGCTGCGTGGAGGCACGGCCCAGCATAGGTTGCACGCCGAGAACATCAAACGTGTTGGTAGTGAGGTAATTCCCACGTATCTGCTGCGCTTCTCCAGCGCCCGTCAGGGTGACGCTGCCGACTGTGGATGCTGTGACTCCACTGAAGATGCTGGTCTTCTGTTCCAGTTCCAGAAATTGCGAAGGCGTATAGGAATCCCAGTAGCAACGGCCAAGGCGTGGAGAGCATAACTTCGGAGTGGCCAGCGTGTGGACATCCTTATACGGAAACGGGTCCACCAGTACGCCATAGGCAACGCTGAATACTGCCGTGGCTGCTCCGACACCCAACGCAAGCGTAAGTACGACGATGGCCGTGACGCCACGTGACTTCCAGAGTTGCCGCAGAGCGAACGCAACATCCGCCCAGAGCGATTCCACCGTTTGCCATTGCCATGCTTCGCGGCCGCGCTGCTCCGTCAGCAATACGTTGCCGAATTGTTTGCGCGCAGCGTGCTCCGCATCTTTGCGCGACATGCCGTCTTCCATCAGTTCGTCGACCTTCTCTTCCAGATGTTCCTGCACGGAGAAGGAGAGATCGTCATAACGGCGACGACGCGAAAAGAGCTGCCTGAGCCAACGCATGGTGAACTCCTAAGCCTTTGCGACCGCAAGTACGCGAGTGATGCCTGCAAACATCTTTTCGAAGCTGGACTTCTCCTGCTCCAGCCGCTTTACACCCGATTTTGTCAGTCGATAAATGCGCGTGGGTCGGCCCTTCGCGGAGACGCCTTCTTCTGCTTCCAGCCAGCCTTCGCGAAGCATCCGCTGTAATGCGGGGTACAGCGAACCTTCTTCGATCTGAAGAAGGTCATCGGAAACCTGCTGAATGTGTTTGACCAGTGCGTAGCCATGCATCGGCTTGATGCGCAGCGAATGCAGGACCATCAGCTCCAACGCACCGGCGAAGAGATCACGATGTTGTGCGGCTTTCCCCATTGGCCGGAAGTCTATACCGCGTATACCTATTTTGAAAATAGGTATACACGGAGAAATTGTTTCTGCATCTTCGTGAAGGGTGAGGCTGTTACGTCGCCCGAAAGATTGCTATACTTGATCGTGCACCCCACGCACGGCCAATCACGACAATTCAAAAAGAACGAGGCGGAGATGTCTGCGAAATACATCTTTGTAACCGGCGGCGTTGTGTCTTCACTCGGCAAGGGGCTGGCAGCAGCTTCTATCGGGTGCCTGCTGGAAGCGCGCGGTCTACGCGTAAACCTGATGAAGTTTGACCCGTATCTGAATGTGGATCCGGGTACGATGTCTCCCTTCCAGCACGGCGAGGTCTTTGTGACCGACGACGGCGCGGAAACCGACCTGGACATGGGTCACTACGAGCGCTTTACCCACGCGAAACTATCGCGCGATAACAATCTGACCAGCGGACGCATCTACGAACAGGTCATCACCAAGGAGCGCCGAGGCGACTACCTGGGCAAGACCGTGCAGGTGATTCCGCACGTCACCAACGAAATCAAAAACGCCATGCGCAAGGTGGCCACCGACTGCGACGTGACCATCGTCGAAATCGGCGGCACGGTTGGCGATATCGAATCGCTTCCCTTCCTGGAGGCCATTCGCCAGATGCGCCAGGACCTGGGCCGCGACAACACGCTCTTCGTCCACGTGACGCTGGTGCCATGGATTGCCGCTGCACAGGAGCTGAAGACCAAGCCGACGCAGCACTCCGTGAAGGAGATGCTGTCCATCGGTATCCAGCCGGACATTCTGCTGTGCCGTTCGGAACGCAACCTGCCCCGCGAAATGCGTGGCAAGATTGCTGCTTTCTGCAACGTGGAAGAGCGCGCCGTCATTGCTGCTCGCGATGTGGCCAGCATTTATGAACTGCCGCTGGCTTTTGAAGCAGAGCATGTGGATCAGCTTGTGCTGAGCTATCTGCGCATCGATGCTGGCGAAGCAGACCTGACGAAATGGCGCGAGCTGGTTCACAAAGCCTACAACCCGAAGGACGAAGTCCACATTGGCATTGTCGGCAAGTATGTAGAGTACGAGGACAGCTACAAGTCGTTGAAGGAGGCGCTGGTTCACGGCGCGCTGGATGCCAACCTGAAGCTGAAGGTGACGTGGCTTGAAGCCGAAGGGCTGGAGACCGAAGACAAGAGCTACGAGCAGCAGCTTGATACGTTCGACGGCATCCTGGTTCCCGGCGGCTTCGGCAAGCGCGGCATTGAAGGCATGTTGAATGCCATCCGCTATGCGCGTGAGAGCGAAACACCGTACTTCGGCATCTGCCTTGGCATGCAGACGGCTTGCATTGAGTACGCGCGCAATGTGGCCGGGCTGAAGGACGCAAACTCCTCCGAGTTCGATCCTGCAACGCCGCACCGTGTCATCTACAAACTGCGTGAATTGACCGGCGTGGAAGAGATGGGCGGCACCATGCGTCTGGGCGCATGGACGTGCGTGATGGAGCCGGATTCCAAGGCTGCACTGGCCTATGGCACCACGGAGATCAACGAGCGTCATCGCCATCGTTACGAGTTCAACCGCGAGTATGAACCCATCCTGACCGGAGCGGGTTTGCGGCTGACCGGAACGACGCCGGATGCCACGTATGTTGAGATCGTGGAAATCCCTTCGCATCCGTACTTTGTGGCCTGCCAGTTCCATCCGGAATTCAAGTCGAAGCCGCTGGAGCCGCATCCGCTGTTCCGCGAATTTGTTGCCGCAAGCTACAAGAACCGCATGGGTCGCGGACGCGCTTTGTCGCAGGAATCGCTGACCGGCATCGCGCAATAGCCAGGACAAGCCAGCTTTGGACTCGGTTTAAGACAAGTCCAAAGCTGCCGTCATTCTGAGCGTAGCGAAGAATCCCGAGGCATTCTCACGCAGCGGGACACACCCCGCTTTTTACGAGAAAGCCACCCGCTTCTCCGGTGGCCGATGCATTGTCGGGATTCTTCGCTGCGCTCAGAATGACAAGGCCCAAAAAGCCGCATCCTCCGGGCACGTTGTACGATCAAAAGAGAGATACAGATGTTGAAGCTGAGCCAATCCGACTACGAAGCACTGCGCATGCATGGCGAGGAGACGTATCCGCATGAGTGTTGCGGCATTCTCCTGGGCCACGCGGGCGAGGTGAACCAGGTGGTCGAGATTATGCGTGCAGGCAACACCCGCACCGACTCCGCCCACAACCGCTACCACATTGCGCCGCAGGAACTGATCAAGGCGCAGCGTGAGGGACGGAAGAAGGGGCTGGACATTGTCGGTTTCTATCATTCGCATCCCGATCATCCGGCACAGTGGTCCGTTACGGACTTTGCCGAAGCCCACTGGTTCGGTTGTAGCTACGTCATCACGGCCGTAGCGCAGGGCAAGGCCGAGGTGACGAATGCATTTCTTCTGCGCGGCACCAGCGAAGAGGACAAGCGGTTTGAAGACGAGGAAGTTGTCGTCGGCTAGTTCACTTCACCCGGAACACCCCGCTGCATCTCACAATGTGCAGCAGTCATCCAAAGGAAGTTATGACGATTCTGATTCCAACCCCGCTGCGTGGTTTTACGGACAACAAGTCCACCGTTGATGTAACCGCAGCAAACGTCAAAGAAGCTCTTGCTGCGCTGACAGAAGCGCATCCCGCCATTAAGGGCCACCTGTTCACCGCCGAAGGCAAGCTGCGCTCGTTCGTGAACGTTTATGTAAACGACGACGATATCCGCGATCTGCCCGGCAAGGACGAGACGGCGCTGAACGCTGGCGACGAAATCTCGATCATTCCGTCGATTGCCGGTGGCGCACCCGCCATTGCGGAAGAGGCCATCGCCGAAGAACTGCCGACGCTGACGAACGAAGAAATTGCCCGCTACTCGCGCCACCTGATCCTGCCGGAAGTGGGCATGGACGGCCAGCGCAAGCTGAAAGCAGCGAAGGTGCTCTGCGTTGGCACGGGTGGACTGGGCGCGCCGCTGGCTCTCTATCTTGCAGCAGCAGGCGTGGGCACCATCGGACTTGTTGATTTTGACGTGGTCGATGAGAGCAATCTGCAGCGCCAGATCATCCACTCGCAGTCCACTGTGGGCATGCTGAAGGTGGACAGCGCCGAGCAGATGCTGAAGGGGCTGAACAAGAACGTCAACGTCGTGAAACACAACACGATGCTGACCTCTGCGAATGCCCTGGAAATCTTCAAGGATTACGACGTCATTGCAGACGGCACGGACAACTTCCAGACGCGCTACCTGGTGAACGATGCCTGCGTTCTGACGGGCAAGCCGAATGCCTACGGCTCCATCTTCCGCTTTGAAGGACAGGCTTCTGTCTTTGCCACGGAAGAAGGTCCCTGCTACCGCTGCCTGTACCCCGAACCGCCGCCGCCGGGGCTGGTTCCCTCGTGCGCGGAGGGTGGCGTACTTGGCATTCTGCCGGGTCTTGTGGGTGTGATTCAGGCAACGGAAGTGATCAAGCTGATCCTTGGCATTGGTGAACCACTGATCGGTCGTCTGCTGCTGGTGGACTCGCTGGGCATGACTTTCCGCACGCTGAAGCTGCGTAAGAACCCGAACTGCCCCGCCTGCGGCACGCATGAGATCAAGGAATTGATTGATTACAACCAGTTCTGCGGCATCACTGCTCCCACCGAAGTCGGGCCGCTGGAAGTGGCTTCGCATGGCGTGGTGACCGGACTGGAAGACAAGGACGGCATTCCGCAGATCAGCGTGGAAGAGCTGAAGGCAAAGCGCGAGGAAGGCAAGGCGTTCATCCTGGACGTACGCGAGCCGCATGAGGTGCAGATTGTCTCCATTGGCGCTCAACTGATTCCTGTGGGAGAGCTGGAGCAGCGCATTGGCGAGATTGCTTCGCACAAGAACGATGAAGTGCTCGTGCATTGCAAGAGCGGTGCGCGTTCGCAGAAGGCTTCGCTCATCCTGAAGAACGCCGGTTTCACCAACGTGAAGAACGTTGCGGGCGGCATTCTGGCATGGGCGGATCGCATTGACCCGAGTCTGCCGAAGTACTAATCCGCTTCCATTTCAAGCAAGAAGGGCGTCCTCACGGATGCCCTTCTCTTTTGCTGTTCACGATGAATGCACGAAGGCAGTGGATGGTCCGGAGGACACACCATCCCGTTCCCCTAATTCCATAGAGGCAATCTGCCCATCGCGCATGGCAAAGATGTGGACTACCTGACTCTCCGATAGCAGATCGCCTTGCAGGCTCTTAACAACCTGATGCACGCAAACACGGAAGCTGCCATCCTCCTGTTCCGTTATCGCGAGCGGTTCCACGCAGGGATCAAACTCCTGCCACTGCCGCGTCCAATAGGCACGAATCTCATCCTTGCCGACGACACTGCCACCCTCGGAAGCCTTGGGCCAGCGCACGTCCTCCGTCATCAGATCCAACGCGCTATCAACGTCGCGGCGGTTGAATGCGGCATATGCCTGCCGCAGAACTGCATCCGTCTCCGTCATGAATTCACTTTCCGCCGCACGTCTTTGTACCCGTGTCGGCCACGCTGGCGATCTTCCATGTGCCGTCGACTCGCACCATGTTGAAGAGATCCGTGCCGCAGTGATCCACTTTGCCATCCACAAGGAAATCAAACGGGGCCCAGACGACTGCGAGATCGTTGTCGATGCGAACCAGCGGGTCATGAATCCGTTCTTCGATCTTCGTTGTGCCGGGTTTGCCAACACGCGTTGCAAAGTCCGTAAAGGTCATCTGCGCGGCTTTGCCATCGCGCATCAGGACCATGGTTCCACCGGGTAGTGTCGGGGCCGCAATGGCGGCGGCATCGCGCTTCGCCATGCCGTCAAACATCGCCTGGATGGGCGCCAATACCGCCTGCTCAGCAGACTGCGCGTGTGAGGGAGAGGCCGTCAGGCAGAACAGCGCTGCCGCCGAGGAGATTTGCATTCTATTCCGCATCATGCGGACGATTGTAGCGCCGGTGGTGGCTCGGATTCCTTATCGTTGCAAAGATCGGCTTCCCGGAGCATTCCCAATGGCACAAAGAAATGCAGGTCCTTCGACTTTCACTTCGTTTCGCTCAGGATGACGGCCTTCGGCCGTACGAGCTTTGCTTCAACGCAAGGAAACGCTCTATGCGCATATGAACTTCTTGTGGATACAACCGACGACGGTCTATTCACGTACGAACTCCGCCTGCGTACAGGGATGATCCTGGCG is a window encoding:
- a CDS encoding Mov34/MPN/PAD-1 family protein — translated: MLKLSQSDYEALRMHGEETYPHECCGILLGHAGEVNQVVEIMRAGNTRTDSAHNRYHIAPQELIKAQREGRKKGLDIVGFYHSHPDHPAQWSVTDFAEAHWFGCSYVITAVAQGKAEVTNAFLLRGTSEEDKRFEDEEVVVG
- a CDS encoding nuclear transport factor 2 family protein, which produces MQISSAAALFCLTASPSHAQSAEQAVLAPIQAMFDGMAKRDAAAIAAPTLPGGTMVLMRDGKAAQMTFTDFATRVGKPGTTKIEERIHDPLVRIDNDLAVVWAPFDFLVDGKVDHCGTDLFNMVRVDGTWKIASVADTGTKTCGGK
- a CDS encoding ADOP family duplicated permease → MRWLRQLFSRRRRYDDLSFSVQEHLEEKVDELMEDGMSRKDAEHAARKQFGNVLLTEQRGREAWQWQTVESLWADVAFALRQLWKSRGVTAIVVLTLALGVGAATAVFSVAYGVLVDPFPYKDVHTLATPKLCSPRLGRCYWDSYTPSQFLELEQKTSIFSGVTASTVGSVTLTGAGEAQQIRGNYLTTNTFDVLGVQPMLGRASTQQDVSPGHEEVAILSNRYWKSHFGASESVLGQVINVDGHARTIIGVMPQRFLWRGADVYLPVAIIPQPMIAGHSHFTLVGRLKPGVTEAQASSQFTPVFQDFIQSDPRRYDKGIRFGIMRFNEMFQSGLAGTLYLLLGAVFVLLLIACVNVSSLLLARAVKREHEFVLRAAIGASRLRLVRQVMVESLLLALFSVPVALLFAYGGLQAMLRLVPPDTIPDEALISLNVPVLLTSIGIAVFAVILFGASPAWHSANPRLSGVLTSMRSTGSRGHRRLLSGFVVAEIALSLALLTVAGLMMRSMIAVEKVPVVFPPEHTLMMRVPLVSHRYSKPEDKLRFFREALERVNHVPGVRAVTLDSELPFLSGYGSQIQTGNLPVDSSHVSNLHLVTPSYLSISGLPLLQGHFIDEREISVGAHDAVVTDDFAKKYLPGKDPLGQTVRLVRSELFENEDAETTTFTIVGVVGNLPAYPGYQQTFPHLFMPYTVSPVMDTFVISTAVPAESLVQTVRQIITSMDKDQPISDILSLRQLLDRYGYAGPRFALTLFGTFAAAALLLCVIGIYGVFSFATSRRTQEIGVRMALGADRGDVIWMVLRQACALAALGIGVGLPLAFGAARLARSQLFYTSQYDPITFALVLCTLPLLAVAGTWIPARRAAAVDPMVALRTE
- a CDS encoding CTP synthase — its product is MSAKYIFVTGGVVSSLGKGLAAASIGCLLEARGLRVNLMKFDPYLNVDPGTMSPFQHGEVFVTDDGAETDLDMGHYERFTHAKLSRDNNLTSGRIYEQVITKERRGDYLGKTVQVIPHVTNEIKNAMRKVATDCDVTIVEIGGTVGDIESLPFLEAIRQMRQDLGRDNTLFVHVTLVPWIAAAQELKTKPTQHSVKEMLSIGIQPDILLCRSERNLPREMRGKIAAFCNVEERAVIAARDVASIYELPLAFEAEHVDQLVLSYLRIDAGEADLTKWRELVHKAYNPKDEVHIGIVGKYVEYEDSYKSLKEALVHGALDANLKLKVTWLEAEGLETEDKSYEQQLDTFDGILVPGGFGKRGIEGMLNAIRYARESETPYFGICLGMQTACIEYARNVAGLKDANSSEFDPATPHRVIYKLRELTGVEEMGGTMRLGAWTCVMEPDSKAALAYGTTEINERHRHRYEFNREYEPILTGAGLRLTGTTPDATYVEIVEIPSHPYFVACQFHPEFKSKPLEPHPLFREFVAASYKNRMGRGRALSQESLTGIAQ
- a CDS encoding PadR family transcriptional regulator, which gives rise to MGKAAQHRDLFAGALELMVLHSLRIKPMHGYALVKHIQQVSDDLLQIEEGSLYPALQRMLREGWLEAEEGVSAKGRPTRIYRLTKSGVKRLEQEKSSFEKMFAGITRVLAVAKA
- the moeB gene encoding molybdopterin-synthase adenylyltransferase MoeB, with product MTILIPTPLRGFTDNKSTVDVTAANVKEALAALTEAHPAIKGHLFTAEGKLRSFVNVYVNDDDIRDLPGKDETALNAGDEISIIPSIAGGAPAIAEEAIAEELPTLTNEEIARYSRHLILPEVGMDGQRKLKAAKVLCVGTGGLGAPLALYLAAAGVGTIGLVDFDVVDESNLQRQIIHSQSTVGMLKVDSAEQMLKGLNKNVNVVKHNTMLTSANALEIFKDYDVIADGTDNFQTRYLVNDACVLTGKPNAYGSIFRFEGQASVFATEEGPCYRCLYPEPPPPGLVPSCAEGGVLGILPGLVGVIQATEVIKLILGIGEPLIGRLLLVDSLGMTFRTLKLRKNPNCPACGTHEIKELIDYNQFCGITAPTEVGPLEVASHGVVTGLEDKDGIPQISVEELKAKREEGKAFILDVREPHEVQIVSIGAQLIPVGELEQRIGEIASHKNDEVLVHCKSGARSQKASLILKNAGFTNVKNVAGGILAWADRIDPSLPKY
- a CDS encoding nuclear transport factor 2 family protein, which produces MTETDAVLRQAYAAFNRRDVDSALDLMTEDVRWPKASEGGSVVGKDEIRAYWTRQWQEFDPCVEPLAITEQEDGSFRVCVHQVVKSLQGDLLSESQVVHIFAMRDGQIASMELGERDGVSSGPSTAFVHSS